The sequence below is a genomic window from Salicibibacter cibarius.
TCCAACCCCTCCTTCATCCATTAATACGTATACATTGTAAGCGTTTTTATTCACGCCGTCAATATTCTTTTATGCATGGTACATAGTGTTATAATACTAATATTATTGGGATATTCATTTGTGATCAATGAAAGTGTTGGTTTATTCTTCATTTTAAAACGTTTACAGCGAAGAAATTTTGTATTATGATGAATACGTATTCAAAATAACGAATCTAATCTAAGGGGTGTAGTATAATGGCGACTTTTCTAAAGGAAGGTAAAACAACCGAAGAAAAGCAAACGTCCGACATGAAAATTCAACAATCGGTGAGCGAAATTATTCAAAGTGTAGAAGATCGTGGTGATCAAGCTGTCCGAGACCTTTCGGAAAAATTTGATCAGTGGTCCCCGGAAAACTTCCGGCTTTCCAAGGAAGATATAGAAACGGCTATTGATGAATTATCGGACGATGTGATTCGGGACATTCAATTTGCGCAGGATCAAATTGAAAATTTTGCTCGCCATCAAAGGGCATCCATCCAAGATATTGAAGTGGAAACCCGCCCGGGCGTCGTTCTCGGGCATAAGAACATTCCTGTAAATAGTGTTGGCTGTTACGTCCCCGGTGGACGTTATCCAATGGTGGCGTCTGCGCATATGAGTATTGTCACTGCTAAGGTGGCCGGTGTTGAACGCGTGATTGCGTGCACGCCTCCCGCAAATGGTGAAATACCAAAAGCAACGGTTGCGGCGATGCATATGGGAGGCGCGGATGAAATTTATTTGCTCGGAGGCGTGCAAGCCATGGCAGCCATGGGGATTGGAACAGAGAGCATTGATCAGGTTGACATGATTGTCGGACCCGGAAATGCCTTTGTTGCGGAAGCGAAACGGCAACTCTTCGGTCATGTGGGCATTGACTTGTTGGCAGGGCCGACAGAAACCCTCGTTATCGCTGACGAGACGGCTGACATAGAAATGGTTGCAACCGATATTCTTGGGCAAGCTGAGCATGGACCTACCTCTCCCGGTGCATTGATCACAACTTCCCGCGTGTTGGCCGAAGCATTGGAGGGTGAAATTACCCGTCAGTTACAAACATTGCCGACTGCAGAAGTTGCAGAAATCGCTTGGAGGGACAACGGGATCATCATTGTTGTTGATAACAAAGAAGAAGCAGTACATGAAGCGGATGAACTTGCATTTGAGCACGTCGAAGTGCTCGCAGATGACCCAGACTATTATTTGGATAACTTGAAAAACTACGGCGCGTTATTCCTAGGCCCTGAGACAAACGTTGCTTACGGCGATAAAGTGATTGGTACGAACCATACACTTCCTACGAAGCAAGCGGCGAAATACACGGGAGGGCTCTGGGTTGGAAAATTCCTAAAAAACTGCACCTATCAGAGAGCCACGGAGGAAGCAAGTGTAGAAATAGGCAAATATGCAGAAAGGCTTTGTGAACTGGAAGGGTTTATGGGACACAAACGACAAGCTTCCTTGCGTGTTGAGAGATATGAAAACAAATAATGATCGTAGAAATCACCAGGCTAGTGGAACGTGGCTGAATCGCTCAATCACACTTGAAACCTTCTAATGAATGGTTCGTTTATGCCTATTGGCGCTTTCCTCCGGCTTTCGAAGCTTATTTTAATCACTAACGAGAGAGAGCTTTGACGACCTAACTCCGTTTTTCTGAAGTCGTTAGGTCTTCAACGGGAGCTTTTGAAGACCTAACCCCGGCTTTCTAAGGTCATTAGGTCTTCAACGACAGATTTTGACGACTTAACTCTGGTTCTCGGAAGTCGTTAGGTCGTCAAAAAACAGATCGATGAGCGCTGTCGATCGATTTGAAATCTGGATGATCACCGAAAACAGATCGATGGACGACTGCATACGGCCGATTGGCACCATGTGCACTAGTAGATAGACTGTTATACTGGGCGATTGTTACAATATGACAATACTAAATCATTGATCACCTCTGTGTCCCAAATGTTCATCCACGAACTTTACTAAAAATTATTGTATACTCAAGGAGGTATCATTATGTCAGACAGCTACACGTATATAGAAGCCTCTCATTTAACCGAAGTTTCCACTTTATTATTTGAAAGTGAAGGGATGAAAAAAGAAGATGCCAATACCATTGCTAAAGATTTGGTAGCCGCTAATTTAAGGGGCTTGGATTCTCATGGTGTATCCCGTATTCCGATGTATTTAAAACGGATTCGAAAAGGCGTCGTCAATCCTAATCCGGATATAAAAGTTGAAAACATTACGAGTGCGGTATCAAAAATCAATGGAGATGCCGGCATGGGATTTCTCGCTGGTCATCGTGCGATGACGGAAGCGATGGACCTGGCTCGCGAGAGTGGCATTGGATTAGTGGGTATTTATAATAGTACCCATTATGGAATGGCAGCTTTATACGTGATGGAAGCAATGAAAGAAGGCTTTATATCAATGGCGTACACGAATTCTTCACCGGCCATTCCCCCTTGGGGCGGGAGAACGGCGTACTTGGGTGCTAATCCATTCGCTGCTGCTGTACCTAGTGGCAATGAATCTTCATACGTGTTGGATATGGCAATGACGGTGATCGCGAGAGGAAAAATTCGTTTGGCCGCTACAAACGATGAGCCGATTGCAGAAGGCCTTGCACTAAATAAAGACGGGGCACCTACAACCGATGCGAATGAAGCATTCGAAGGCGTCTGTCTTCCTTTTGGTGAAGCGAAAGGATCAGCGCTTGCCATGCTCGTCGAACTTCTATCCGGTGTTTTAACGGGGGCTAACTATGGCGGGGATGTAAAAAGTTTATATTTTGACCATTCGGAGCCTCAAAATGCAGGTCACTTGTTCATTGCCATTCGGCCGGATTTATTTATGGCAAAAACAGAATTTGACAATCGAATGGATGAGTTTGTGAAACGGACGAAATCACTTCCGCGAGCAGAAGGTTTTGACGAAATTCTTATCCCCGGAGAGCCGGAAGAAAGAAAAGCCCAAGAGCGCCTCCGCACGGGTATCCCCATTAGCGAAAACGTTGTTGCCGATCTACGTCGGGAAATAAAGACAAGCGGCATAAACGCGTCAATATAGATAAGAGGTGATGGTGTGCTCTCATTCGCTTATCCTTACCAAACAGAAGAAACGATCAAACCATTGTTTAGCGCAAAAGGTTCCGCAAAAGAAATCATCCCTTCGCTTGCATCCTTCGGTTATGACGGCATTGAACTATTAGTGCGGGATGCACGTGAAGCCAAATTACCTTCTTTGTTAAAATTAATCACTGATGAAGGTTTGAAAGTAGCTTCATTTGCAACAAGCCCTATGGTGGCAGATGATCGACTGTCCTTTTCGGCCTTGGATGAAAGCATCCGAGACGAAGCCGTAAAACGGACCATTAACCTAATTGAATGGGCGGAAGAATTTGATTGCCCAGTTATCATCGGTAAATTGCGCGGCCAAATTAGTGATGAAAAGTCTGATTTATCTTGGGAATATATGAGACAGTCTTTTGCCCGTGTCCTTGACGTTGCTGAAAAAAAGAACGTACCCATTTTAATAGAACCTCAAAATGAAAATAATATGAACAACTTAAACCGTACCGATGAGACAATGACGTTTATCCAATCATTTAAGTCTGCCAACTTAGGACTTATGCTTGATTGTCTTCACATGGAGGCAGAAAGCCATTTATTTCAAGACGTGGCCGATCAATTAGGGTTCATCCACCTTACCGATAGTGATCGCCTAATGCCCGGTGAAGGCACGTTTGATATGAACGAAATCGTAAACGCAATTCAACGATTGCCGCGGCCGCCTTTTGTTAGTTTTGAGATCAAGCAGCAAGATTCTTCATTGGCGGTGGCAAAAAAAGCATTGGAAACAATGAAGAAAATGAGGGATAGTGATGTCAGATAACCTCCGAATTGGGCTCGTTCACGCTACAATGAATTCAGTGTCACCGATCCTTCGTGCGTTCTCGCAAATGGAAGAAAAGGAAGAACTTGCAAATTTCATGGATGAAGGATTAATTTA
It includes:
- a CDS encoding sugar phosphate isomerase/epimerase family protein; this translates as MLSFAYPYQTEETIKPLFSAKGSAKEIIPSLASFGYDGIELLVRDAREAKLPSLLKLITDEGLKVASFATSPMVADDRLSFSALDESIRDEAVKRTINLIEWAEEFDCPVIIGKLRGQISDEKSDLSWEYMRQSFARVLDVAEKKNVPILIEPQNENNMNNLNRTDETMTFIQSFKSANLGLMLDCLHMEAESHLFQDVADQLGFIHLTDSDRLMPGEGTFDMNEIVNAIQRLPRPPFVSFEIKQQDSSLAVAKKALETMKKMRDSDVR
- the hisD gene encoding histidinol dehydrogenase, translating into MATFLKEGKTTEEKQTSDMKIQQSVSEIIQSVEDRGDQAVRDLSEKFDQWSPENFRLSKEDIETAIDELSDDVIRDIQFAQDQIENFARHQRASIQDIEVETRPGVVLGHKNIPVNSVGCYVPGGRYPMVASAHMSIVTAKVAGVERVIACTPPANGEIPKATVAAMHMGGADEIYLLGGVQAMAAMGIGTESIDQVDMIVGPGNAFVAEAKRQLFGHVGIDLLAGPTETLVIADETADIEMVATDILGQAEHGPTSPGALITTSRVLAEALEGEITRQLQTLPTAEVAEIAWRDNGIIIVVDNKEEAVHEADELAFEHVEVLADDPDYYLDNLKNYGALFLGPETNVAYGDKVIGTNHTLPTKQAAKYTGGLWVGKFLKNCTYQRATEEASVEIGKYAERLCELEGFMGHKRQASLRVERYENK
- a CDS encoding Ldh family oxidoreductase is translated as MSDSYTYIEASHLTEVSTLLFESEGMKKEDANTIAKDLVAANLRGLDSHGVSRIPMYLKRIRKGVVNPNPDIKVENITSAVSKINGDAGMGFLAGHRAMTEAMDLARESGIGLVGIYNSTHYGMAALYVMEAMKEGFISMAYTNSSPAIPPWGGRTAYLGANPFAAAVPSGNESSYVLDMAMTVIARGKIRLAATNDEPIAEGLALNKDGAPTTDANEAFEGVCLPFGEAKGSALAMLVELLSGVLTGANYGGDVKSLYFDHSEPQNAGHLFIAIRPDLFMAKTEFDNRMDEFVKRTKSLPRAEGFDEILIPGEPEERKAQERLRTGIPISENVVADLRREIKTSGINASI